A genome region from Ammoniphilus oxalaticus includes the following:
- the abc-f gene encoding ribosomal protection-like ABC-F family protein, translated as MILLQTVNVSKSFGADPILSDISLQIQTGDRIGLVGVNGAGKSTLLKIITGQMLPDQGEVRKSRDIQLIYLAQDSGLESDKTIWDEMISVFAALQEKERELREIEASMGQKMSEQDHERLLQQYAILSEEFSDAGGYQYEANIRGVLHGLRFYEDDYGAQISSLSGGQKTRLALCKLLLTQPEVLVLDEPTNYLDIETLTWMERYLHHYSGAVLVVSHDRYFLDALVTMIYEIERTQCQRFVGNYTKYLEQKAEQIQRQMATFEKQQAEINRMEDFIARNIARASTTGRAQSRRRMLDKIDRVERPISAERRVHFTFDIDRVSGNEVLKINNLSIGYPLNTLSSGLSFDINRGERVALLGPNGIGKSTLLKTIIGELSPLKGDFQLGSNVSIGYYDQEQQELDSDKTVLHELWDEYRQLTEQEIRTVLGNFLFSGDDVLKKVSALSGGEKARISLAKLMLQNSNFLILDEPTNHLDIYSKEVLENALEDYPGTILFVSHDRYFLNRMATRVIELSASGSASYLGNYDYYVEKKQELDELGKLPAPKEKAPTAAEQDSDKKATDKEAFFADKEQQRIERQRKRKIEEVERQIDLLESKISDFELELCKPEVFEDPLRALEINEQLESKQQQVEELMFKWEQLQEEN; from the coding sequence ATGATTTTATTACAAACGGTTAACGTTTCCAAATCGTTTGGAGCGGATCCGATTCTTTCAGATATTAGTTTACAAATCCAAACGGGAGATCGGATCGGCCTCGTCGGTGTGAATGGAGCCGGAAAATCCACACTACTTAAAATAATAACAGGGCAAATGTTACCCGATCAAGGCGAAGTCCGGAAATCGCGGGATATTCAACTCATATACTTAGCCCAGGATAGCGGCCTTGAATCTGACAAAACGATCTGGGATGAAATGATCTCGGTTTTTGCGGCGCTCCAAGAGAAAGAAAGAGAATTACGCGAGATTGAAGCGAGTATGGGGCAAAAAATGTCCGAACAAGACCATGAGCGGCTTTTGCAACAGTACGCCATTTTATCGGAGGAGTTCTCCGATGCGGGCGGCTACCAATATGAGGCGAATATTCGCGGCGTGTTACACGGTCTCCGTTTTTATGAAGACGATTACGGCGCCCAAATCTCTTCCCTCAGCGGCGGACAAAAGACACGTTTAGCTTTATGCAAGTTGTTGCTTACCCAACCAGAAGTGCTCGTCCTGGATGAACCGACAAACTACCTTGACATTGAAACGCTAACCTGGATGGAACGATATCTGCATCATTATTCCGGGGCTGTTTTAGTCGTCTCGCATGATCGCTACTTCCTAGACGCGCTTGTCACAATGATCTATGAGATCGAACGAACCCAATGTCAACGCTTTGTCGGCAATTACACAAAGTATTTAGAACAAAAGGCCGAGCAAATTCAACGACAAATGGCCACATTTGAAAAGCAACAAGCGGAAATTAACCGGATGGAGGATTTTATCGCCCGAAACATCGCGCGCGCCTCAACAACTGGACGGGCTCAGAGTCGCAGAAGAATGCTAGATAAGATCGATCGAGTCGAACGACCTATTTCCGCGGAGAGAAGGGTTCATTTTACGTTTGATATTGATCGCGTCAGCGGCAACGAGGTGCTCAAGATAAATAATCTTTCCATTGGATATCCGTTGAACACATTAAGTTCAGGGCTTTCCTTTGATATCAATCGCGGTGAACGCGTCGCATTATTAGGTCCGAATGGGATCGGTAAATCAACGCTTCTTAAAACAATCATCGGCGAGCTGTCGCCGCTCAAAGGCGATTTCCAACTCGGTTCGAACGTTTCAATCGGTTATTATGATCAGGAGCAACAGGAGCTTGATTCCGATAAAACGGTTCTTCATGAGTTGTGGGATGAATATCGTCAACTTACTGAACAGGAAATACGAACGGTGCTTGGTAACTTCTTGTTTAGCGGTGACGATGTTTTAAAGAAAGTTTCTGCCCTTAGCGGCGGAGAAAAAGCGCGGATCAGCCTTGCTAAACTGATGCTGCAAAATTCCAACTTTCTGATCCTAGATGAGCCTACTAACCACCTGGACATTTACAGTAAAGAGGTGCTTGAAAACGCGTTAGAGGACTACCCCGGAACGATTTTATTCGTTTCTCACGATCGTTATTTTTTGAATCGAATGGCGACCAGAGTGATCGAATTATCTGCGAGCGGTTCCGCTAGTTATCTTGGTAACTATGATTACTATGTAGAGAAGAAACAAGAGTTAGATGAGTTAGGAAAACTTCCAGCGCCGAAAGAGAAAGCCCCTACCGCAGCCGAACAAGATTCAGATAAAAAGGCTACCGATAAAGAAGCTTTTTTTGCGGATAAAGAACAACAACGTATTGAAAGACAACGTAAACGAAAAATTGAAGAAGTGGAGCGCCAAATTGATTTGTTAGAATCCAAGATTAGTGACTTTGAACTTGAACTTTGTAAACCTGAAGTATTTGAAGATCCTTTAAGAGCTCTTGAAATTAATGAACAATTAGAATCCAAACAACAACAAGTAGAAGAGCTGATGTTTAAATGGGAA